The following coding sequences are from one Salvia hispanica cultivar TCC Black 2014 chromosome 3, UniMelb_Shisp_WGS_1.0, whole genome shotgun sequence window:
- the LOC125214863 gene encoding pentatricopeptide repeat-containing protein At5g46580, chloroplastic, whose translation MATNLSAPPLSPYLSSHNHHRRRCPLHFASPLRLPAKKRCPISCAASKRAPPPPSAVAGEQQSPSLADQLKPLSTTILSDQPNEAQLLSKPKSTWVNPTKSRPSVLSLQRHKRSSPYSHNPQIKDLRNFAKKLNDCEESQFSAVIEGIPHSPTRENALLVLNSLRPWQKTLLFFDWVKAQNAFPMETIFYNVTMKSLRFGRQFQHIEGLALEMVEKEIPLDNITYSTIITCAKRCNLFDKAVEWFERMYKTGLMPDEVTYSAVLDVYAKLGKVEEVMSLYERGRASGWKPDEIAFAVLAKMFGEAGDYDGIKYVLQEMKSLGIQPNLVVYNSLLEALGKAGKPGLARSLFEEMVESGVSPNEKTLTALIKIYGKARWAKDALQLWERMRLNGWPVDFILYNTLLSMCADLGLVEEAEKLFEDMKGLEKCKPDSWSYTAMLNIYGSGGNVDKAMILFREMSEAGVQLNVMGCTCLIQCLGRAKRIDDLVNVFEFAVENGVRPDDRLCGCLLSVVSYCDGKDDSKVLACLERANKTLSAFVKVLSGDESTDFDALKEEFKRILSSTAVEARRPFCNCLIDICRNRNHHERAHELLYLGTLYGLYPGLHTKTEDEWRLNVRSLSVGAAHTALEEWMSSLAKIVQRKESLPALFSANTGSGNHKFSQGLGSAFASHVEKLAAPFTESEGKAGLFTATREDLVLWLQSRAPSSATTA comes from the coding sequence ATGGCTACTAATCTCTCAGCACCACCTCTCTCACCATATCTCTCCTCCCATaaccaccaccgccgccgctgccCGCTCCATTTCGCCTCCCCACTTCGTCTTCCCGCCAAGAAAAGATGTCCCATTTCATGCGCCGCATCCAAGAGAGCTCCTCCGCCGCCCTCCGCCGTCGCCGGCGAGCAGCAAAGCCCATCCCTAGCCGACCAGCTCAAACCTTTGTCCACCACCATTCTCTCCGACCAACCCAACGAAGCCCAGCTCCTATCCAAGCCCAAATCCACTTGGGTTAATCCCACCAAGTCCAGACCCTCCGTCCTCTCTCTCCAGCGCCACAAACGCTCCTCTCCTTACTCGCACAATCCCCAAATCAAGGACCTCAGAAACTTCGCCAAGAAATTGAACGATTGCGAGGAATCCCAATTCTCCGCTGTAATTGAGGGAATCCCTCATTCGCCCACGAGAGAAAACGCCCTATTAGTGCTCAACAGCTTGCGGCCATGGCAAAAGACCCTACTTTTCTTCGATTGGGTAAAAGCTCAAAACGCATTTCCAATGGAAACCATCTTTTACAATGTCACAATGAAATCTTTGAGGTTTGGCCGCCAATTTCAGCACATTGAGGGTCTTGCTCTTGAGATGGTTGAGAAGGAAATCCCTCTTGACAACATCACGTATTCCACCATTATCACTTGTGCAAAAAGGTGCAATCTTTTTGATAAAGCTGTGGAGTGGTTTGAGAGAATGTATAAAACTGGGCTGATGCCTGATGAGGTCACTTATTCCGCTGTGTTGGATGTGTATGCTAAATTGGGGAAGGTGGAGGAGGTGATGAGCTTGTATGAGCGAGGTAGAGCTAGCGGGTGGAAGCCTGATGAAATAGCTTTTGCTGTTTTGGCGAAGATGTTTGGTGAGGCAGGGGATTATGATGGGATCAAGTATGTTCTGCAAGAGATGAAGTCTCTAGGGATTCAACCTAATTTGGTTGTTTACAATTCTTTGCTCGAGGCTCTTGGTAAGGCTGGCAAGCCTGGTTTGGCCAGGAGTTTGTTTGAGGAGATGGTTGAATCGGGTGTTTCCCCGAACGAGAAGACGCTTACGGCCTTGATCAAGATATATGGTAAGGCTAGGTGGGCTAAGGATGCATTGCAGCTTTGGGAGAGGATGAGGTTGAATGGATGGCCTGTGGATTTCATCTTGTACAACACGTTGCTAAGCATGTGTGCTGATCTCGGGCTCGTGGAGGAGGCGGAGAAGCTTTTTGAGGACATGAAAGGGTTGGAGAAGTGCAAGCCAGATAGCTGGAGTTACACTGCCATGCTTAACATATATGGGAGTGGAGGCAATGTTGATAAGGCCATGATCTTGTTTAGGGAGATGTCTGAGGCTGGTGTGCAGCTCAATGTGATGGGGTGCACTTGTTTGATCCAGTGCTTGGGGCGGGCGAAGAGGATTGATGACTTGGTGAATGTATTTGAGTTTGCTGTGGAGAATGGAGTGAGGCCAGATGATAGGTTGTGTGGTTGCTTGCTCTCTGTTGTGTCCTACTGCGATGGCAAGGATGACAGTAAGGTTCTTGCTTGTTTGGAACGAGCAAACAAGACGTTGTCTGCGTTTGTAAAGGTGCTCAGTGGCGATGAGAGCACTGACTTTGATGCTCTGAAGGAAGAGTTCAAGCGGATATTGAGCAGCACGGCTGTTGAGGCGAGGAGGCCGTTTTGCAACTGTTTGATTGACATATGTAGGAATAGGAACCACCATGAGAGAGCTCATGAGCTTCTCTACTTAGGGACTTTGTACGGTTTGTATCCCGGTTTGCACACCAAGACTGAGGATGAATGGCGGTTGAATGTTCGGTCACTGTCAGTTGGAGCTGCTCACACCGCGTTGGAGGAGTGGATGAGTAGTCTGGCTAAGATTGTGCAGCGCAAGGAGAGTTTGCCTGCGTTGTTCTCTGCCAACACGGGGTCAGGGAACCACAAGTTCTCTCAAGGTTTGGGGAGCGCCTTCGCCTCCCATGTGGAGAAGCTTGCGGCTCCTTTCACAGAGAGTGAGGGGAAGGCCGGTTTGTTCACTGCTACACGGGAAGATTTGGTGTTGTGGCTGCAATCAAGAGCACCCTCGTCTGCGACCACAGCATGA
- the LOC125210388 gene encoding CASP-like protein 4A4: protein MSGVTFSPVAGYSPAQPPLPTPSPFSFSVASTRWSSRPPVQTASLLLRFLALLFSFGSAFALVALPSTNSKLKKYPELLYCFTANILSVIYAACQIFKNICDIAHRGICISDKASDYISFFFDQLAGYVLVSASSVAVPSIKQMEIGSSVWNASVASVCLSFASFIVYVLAAFLSGYKLCKRIMW, encoded by the exons ATGTCTGGTGTTACATTCTCTCCAGTTGCAGGCTACTCACCGGCACAGCCTCCTTTGCCAACCCCGTCTCCATTCTCATTCTCCGTGGCCTCAACCAGGTGGAGCTCCAGACCTCCAGTGCAGACCGCAAGTCTCCTCCTTAGGTTTCTCGCTCTCCTCTTCTCCTTTGGCTCTGCTTTTGCCCTGGTCGCACTGCCATCAACAAATTCAAAGCTCAAGAAATACCCTGAATTACT GTACTGCTTCACTGCAAACATTTTATCAGTGATATATGCAGCCTGTCAAATCTTCAAAAATATATGTGATATAGCTCACAGAGGCATATGCATCTCAGACAAGGCATCTGACTACATCAGCTTCTTTTTTGATCAG TTGGCAGGATATGTGCTTGTTTCAGCATCTTCAGTTGCGGTGCCATCAATCAAACAGATGGAAATTGGAAGTTCAGTTTGGAATGCTTCGGTTGCCTCCGTGTGCTTGTCTTTCGCTTCTTTTATAGTTTATGTACTTGCTGCCTTCCTCTCAGGCTACAAGCTTTGTAAGAGAATTATGTGGTGA